A window of Echeneis naucrates chromosome 13, fEcheNa1.1, whole genome shotgun sequence contains these coding sequences:
- the spartb gene encoding spartin b isoform X1 codes for MEKAKQDAFNNARLQVIKDGYERAFECINKGLTADEAGDKAKALELYKRGRQHLLRAISVPSQGEECVGSAWESARQMQQKMQETLNNITTRLAILETSSDYGSLATASSTGMSGPSARDMSAECLYPKLPAKEKPERPAQPNNLSTNGHAAGAVEGMPACSSVGLPLSLTGQLVVHAEQPPAYSPQAADGHLSISYGTDAGEMSLVGDEYYSRTSNSTPSPQSMGEEAEELLYIPHGVQIFFVTPEGQVSAPSYPGYLRLVKFTSDHSERMPNRPPAFLQVCDWLYPLMAMDSPVLLCNTGVFMFPDMMAPAPGYYVGVVLSSELPSADRAQFQDLLSQMTDLRVQDTDEAADSINLSQKVSITTPEEALTEPTEEDKALPEWSEKVASGILTGASWLSWGLVKGAEFTGKAIHKGASKLREHITPEDKPTQVNPTVTKGLHVAKQATGGAVKVSQFLVDGVCAVAGCVGRELAPHVKKHGGKLIPESMKKDKDGRSNIDGAMVVAASGVQGFATMWTGLEVAAKNITTSVASETVTTVKHKYGAAAGQATDHAVNSAINVGLTAFNIDNLGIKAVVKKTGKHTAQAILEDYKIQEKPENGKQVEKSNK; via the exons ATGGAAAAAGCTAAACAAGATGCATTCAACAATGCCAGACTTCAAGTGATCAAAGACGGCTATGAGAGAGCCTTTGAGTGCATCAACAAAGGACTGACGGCAGACGAAGCTGGAGACAAGGCAAAGGCCCTGGAGCTCTACAAGCGGGGGCGACAGCACCTACTCAGGGCCATCAGTGTGCCTTCGCAGGGAGAAGAATGTGTGGGCAGCGCCTGGGAATCAGCCAGACAGATGCAGCAGAAGATGCAGGAGACGCTGAACAACATCACCACTCGCCTGGCCATACTAGAGACCAGCTCTGACTATGGCTCTCTGGCAACGGCAAGCAGTACAGGCATGTCTGGTCCCAGTGCAAGAGATATGTCTGCAGAATGTCTCTACCCAAAACTCCCTGCCAAAGAGAAGCCAGAGAGGCCAGCTCAACCAAATAATCTCTCTACTAATGGGCATGCAGCAGGCGCAGTAGAAGGCATGCCTGCATGCAGCAGTGTGGGCCTTCCGCTTTCACTCACAGGACAACTTGTGGTTCACGCCGAGCAGCCTCCAGCTTATTCCCCTCAGGCAGCCGATGGCCACTTGTCTATTTCATATGGAACGGATGCAGGGGAGATGTCACTGGTTGGAGATGAGTACTACAGTCGTACGTCTAACTCGACACCATCGCCCCAGAGTATGggagaagaggcagaggagctgCTCTATATCCCCCATGGTGTGCAGATATTCTTTGTCACGCCTGAAGGTCAAGTGAGCGCTCCTTCTTACCCAGGTTACCTGCGGCTGGTGAAGTTTACCAGTGATCATTCTGAAAGAATGCCAAACCGACCACCTGCGTTTTTGCAG GTGTGTGACTGGCTGTACCCTCTCATGGCTATGGACTCCCCGGTCCTGCTGTGTAACActggtgtgtttatgtttccGGACATGATGGCGCCAGCCCCTGGCTATTATGTGGGGGTAGTGTTGTCCTCTGAGCTGCCTTCTGCAGACAGAGCACAGTTTCAGGACCTACTGTCCCAGATGACAGATCTAAGGGTTCAG GATACAGATGAAGCTGCAGACTCCATTAATCTCAGTCAGAAAGTGTCCATCACTACACCTGAAGAGGCTTTAACCGAGCCGACCGAGGAGGACAAGGCTCTGCCTGAATGGAGTGAAAAGGTGGCAAGTGGGATCCTGACAG GTGCTTCTTGGTTAAGCTGGGGTCTGGTAAAAGGAGCTGAGTTCACAGGCAAAGCCATTCACAAAGGGGCGTCTAAACTCAGAGAGCACATCACTCCAGAGGACAAACCCACCCAAGTCAACCCCACAGTCACCAAAGGCCTGCATGTTGCCAAACAAGCTACAGGGGGAGCTGTCAAAGTCAGCCAGTTTCTAG TGGACGGAGTGTGTGCCGTCGCCGGCTGTGTGGGGCGCGAGTTGGCACCACATGTGAAAAAACATGGAGGCAAACTAATACCAGAGTCTATGAAGAAAGACAAGGATGGACGCTCCAACATAGATGGAGCAATGGTGGTGGCTGCCAGTGGAGTGCAGG GATTTGCAACCATGTGGACAGGTTTGGAAGTAGCAGCAAAGAACATTACTACGAGTGTAGCCTCAGAGACCGTAACCACTGTAAAACACAA GTATGGGGCTGCAGCAGGACAAGCCACAGACCACGCTGTCAATTCTGCCATAAACGTTGGTCTCACTGCCTTCAACATTGACAACCTGGGGATCAAAGCTGTGGTAAAGAAGACTGGCAAACACACGGCGCAAGCCATTCTGGAAGACTACAAAATTCAGGAAAAACCAGAGAATGGAAAGCAagtggagaaatcaaacaaataG
- the spartb gene encoding spartin b isoform X2, which produces MEKAKQDAFNNARLQVIKDGYERAFECINKGLTADEAGDKAKALELYKRGRQHLLRAISVPSQGEECVGSAWESARQMQQKMQETLNNITTRLAILETSSDYGSLATASSTGMSGPSARDMSAECLYPKLPAKEKPERPAQPNNLSTNGHAAGAVEGMPACSSVGLPLSLTGQLVVHAEQPPAYSPQAADGHLSISYGTDAGEMSLVGDEYYSRTSNSTPSPQSMGEEAEELLYIPHGVQIFFVTPEGQVSAPSYPGYLRLVKFTSDHSERMPNRPPAFLQVCDWLYPLMAMDSPVLLCNTGVFMFPDMMAPAPGYYVGVVLSSELPSADRAQFQDLLSQMTDLRVQDTDEAADSINLSQKVSITTPEEALTEPTEEDKALPEWSEKVASGILTGASWLSWGLVKGAEFTGKAIHKGASKLREHITPEDKPTQVNPTVTKGLHVAKQATGGAVKVSQFLVDGVCAVAGCVGRELAPHVKKHGGKLIPESMKKDKDGRSNIDGAMVVAASGVQGFATMWTGLEVAAKNITTSVASETVTTVKHKFRGLQNIFDPPNEECNSS; this is translated from the exons ATGGAAAAAGCTAAACAAGATGCATTCAACAATGCCAGACTTCAAGTGATCAAAGACGGCTATGAGAGAGCCTTTGAGTGCATCAACAAAGGACTGACGGCAGACGAAGCTGGAGACAAGGCAAAGGCCCTGGAGCTCTACAAGCGGGGGCGACAGCACCTACTCAGGGCCATCAGTGTGCCTTCGCAGGGAGAAGAATGTGTGGGCAGCGCCTGGGAATCAGCCAGACAGATGCAGCAGAAGATGCAGGAGACGCTGAACAACATCACCACTCGCCTGGCCATACTAGAGACCAGCTCTGACTATGGCTCTCTGGCAACGGCAAGCAGTACAGGCATGTCTGGTCCCAGTGCAAGAGATATGTCTGCAGAATGTCTCTACCCAAAACTCCCTGCCAAAGAGAAGCCAGAGAGGCCAGCTCAACCAAATAATCTCTCTACTAATGGGCATGCAGCAGGCGCAGTAGAAGGCATGCCTGCATGCAGCAGTGTGGGCCTTCCGCTTTCACTCACAGGACAACTTGTGGTTCACGCCGAGCAGCCTCCAGCTTATTCCCCTCAGGCAGCCGATGGCCACTTGTCTATTTCATATGGAACGGATGCAGGGGAGATGTCACTGGTTGGAGATGAGTACTACAGTCGTACGTCTAACTCGACACCATCGCCCCAGAGTATGggagaagaggcagaggagctgCTCTATATCCCCCATGGTGTGCAGATATTCTTTGTCACGCCTGAAGGTCAAGTGAGCGCTCCTTCTTACCCAGGTTACCTGCGGCTGGTGAAGTTTACCAGTGATCATTCTGAAAGAATGCCAAACCGACCACCTGCGTTTTTGCAG GTGTGTGACTGGCTGTACCCTCTCATGGCTATGGACTCCCCGGTCCTGCTGTGTAACActggtgtgtttatgtttccGGACATGATGGCGCCAGCCCCTGGCTATTATGTGGGGGTAGTGTTGTCCTCTGAGCTGCCTTCTGCAGACAGAGCACAGTTTCAGGACCTACTGTCCCAGATGACAGATCTAAGGGTTCAG GATACAGATGAAGCTGCAGACTCCATTAATCTCAGTCAGAAAGTGTCCATCACTACACCTGAAGAGGCTTTAACCGAGCCGACCGAGGAGGACAAGGCTCTGCCTGAATGGAGTGAAAAGGTGGCAAGTGGGATCCTGACAG GTGCTTCTTGGTTAAGCTGGGGTCTGGTAAAAGGAGCTGAGTTCACAGGCAAAGCCATTCACAAAGGGGCGTCTAAACTCAGAGAGCACATCACTCCAGAGGACAAACCCACCCAAGTCAACCCCACAGTCACCAAAGGCCTGCATGTTGCCAAACAAGCTACAGGGGGAGCTGTCAAAGTCAGCCAGTTTCTAG TGGACGGAGTGTGTGCCGTCGCCGGCTGTGTGGGGCGCGAGTTGGCACCACATGTGAAAAAACATGGAGGCAAACTAATACCAGAGTCTATGAAGAAAGACAAGGATGGACGCTCCAACATAGATGGAGCAATGGTGGTGGCTGCCAGTGGAGTGCAGG GATTTGCAACCATGTGGACAGGTTTGGAAGTAGCAGCAAAGAACATTACTACGAGTGTAGCCTCAGAGACCGTAACCACTGTAAAACACAA ATTTAGGGGTCTACAAAACATCTTTGACCCACCTAATGAGGAGTGTAATTCTTCTTAA